From the Drechmeria coniospora strain ARSEF 6962 chromosome 02, whole genome shotgun sequence genome, the window GGATCGGccaggcgtcggcgtcgcaaGCATGACCGCCGAGCATACCAAGGTGAGACAGACTTGGTTTGTCTGTTCCGAAGCGGCCACTCATTCTGTATAGCACGCCTCTCcaggcggacgaggccggaTGAGATGGCTCGCGGCTCAGCGGCACAGACGGGCGGAGGAAGGGAGGAGTCGACCGGGTTGCCGCTTGCTGAAGGGTGTCTTCAAGGTTCGAGCGGACGCTGCTTGATGCCGGAGCCGAATGGTTGCCACGGAGCAAGACGATTCCAAGGTGTTGGCCATCTCTTTTGTCGTCGCGGGGGCCGCCTcatgaacatgtacatgacactgagcgaggacgaggcgggctAGCCAGGGTAATAGCCGGTGGACGGGAGTGGGCATGACTGCCAGCAGTCTTGGTATACATTAAGCAGGGACCACGTCGTATCCGTACACTTGTACCAACGATTATCAAATCAATATTCTCCTTTTTTTAACTCTCGGCCAAGACTACAGCATGCGGTACAAGGTTGGCCGACTGAGAGCAAAGGCCCGCTGGATGCGTTTCCTGTGATGCACTCACAAGTAGGGGTACCGATGACCCACGTGCGATTTTACACTTGCCCGAGCATTTCAAATAAAGCCACCTGGCATTAACATGCTTCCACGCTTTCTATAATGAATATTCTACACCCGTTGGAGTAGTCCGGGGACGCCTTTTACTGTACTGAGTACGGTGTAGGTGAATTAGTCCTTGAGAATGTTTGGGGGTCGGTAATACTGCATGTTGTATCAAGTAATCAACACCAGGCACCAATTATtagtgtaagtacatgtacggagtaggtacgaAGTACTGCAGAATTAATTGATTACctaagtacggaggagtaccctagaactccgtactgtaagtaccttTGGTACTCCTACcaggagtactactacagtacttacatactgtATACGTAAGGCATGtaatacttaggtacttacctagtactgtacttacctagtactgtacttacctagtactgtactccgtacttacctagtactgtacttacctagtactgtacttaatacctagtagtaatactcagcattgtactccgtacagtacttacttggtatTGCTtgcagttgtactccgtacagtacttacttggtattgcttgcagtacttgaCCTACCACCGTCCCTCTCCTGTAAGTACCGGATACTTACATGCTGTCCGAGTGTCACGCTATGACGGCACCTGGTAAAGTACTAAGGCTGCTGTGCTTGCCAGATTCCTTCAGGGTACTTGTCCGCTACGGTTCGGGTACCTCGGGACTCTATGCGATCATGTGCGGATCAGCGGTGCCTATGCAGTACAGAGGAGGTACTTTGACCTCGAGCTAAGCTAGGCAAGTTCATTGAACCAATGGGTCTTAGTCGCCGttatgtacaagtacagtacgtactgtacagagtcCCGACaaccgtacagtactaggtactaggtatcaTGTATGTACACACtcaagtactctgtacacgtAGGCGTACTCACTCGTGCCAGTGGGCAGGGTCCAGCACACCAACGGTCAACGTCCCCTCAACCCCTCCCACCCGCTATGCCGACTTtcatccatcccatcccatcccatcccatcttTCTACAACCCTCGACCCAACACTCCCCCCCACGACGTCACAACGGCCGCCCTGCTCCTTTGCCTCCGACAcgcatcctcctcggcaaCTGCCACGCCGCCCagcctttgccgtcgcctttgaagtcgtcgtcgccgattAGGACGATTCGGACGACGCCTTCGTCAGCGAGCCTTTCGCTGCCGCCCCCCCTACAACCCACCCTCGTCTCGACAAACCGTTACCCTGTCTGGCCAGCAGGACCCCGGCCGGGCAGCCGGTTCTCTGCCCGGCTCCTCACcacggccctcgtcgacggagcgaGCGCAGCAGTCTCCCCAGAGCACCGACCTTCACCGGCCCATGATGCAAGCGATGCCCGATACCCGCCAGCAGAGCTTTGACGAGATTTACGGCCCTCCAGAAAACTTTCTCGAGATTGAGGTACGCAACGtcccccaccccccctcgatccctccatggcctcgtccgtcgcccCCAACCAGCAGGCCTCGGCGGTGCGAGGCGTCGGTGTCGGAGCGGCGATGCGGCCCGGCAACGGATCGACAGTTGACTGACGGCTGGAGGCGACCAGGTTCGCAACCCGCGCACCCACGGCATGGGCCGCAGCATGTACACCGACTACGAGATCCTCTGCCGCACCAACATTCCCGCTTTCAAGCTACGGCACAGCAGCGTCCGCAGGCGATACTCGGACTTTGAGTACTTTCGCGACATCCTCGAGCGCGAGAGCGCCCGCGTCACCATCCCGCCGCTTCCGGGCAAGGTCTTCACCAACCGCTTCAGCGACGATGTCATCGAgggccgccgcgccggcctcgagaagTTTCTCAAGATTGTCGTCGGCCACCCGCTGCTGCAGACGGGGAGCAAGGTCCTGGCGGCCTTTGTCCAGGGTCAGTCTCTCCCGCTCCCCCCTCCTATCCTCTTTCGTCACATTCACCCATGCCATCTTTTCACTTGGGGGGCACTTGGCTGAACCAAAGGCACGGCCTGCTCGTAGATCCAAACTGGGACCGAAATGCGTGGTGATTAGACTTACGGCGGAGGTGCCAACAGCGATGCGGCGCATGAatttcgtcgacggcaccaccACGACGGTCGATGACCATCTATTTCTCCCCACCAACGGGGTCGATACTCGAGCGATGCGAGGGTAGTCCATGGCTGGAATATCGGTATCggaggacgtcgtcgacaagttGGGACCCGGCGCAGACTTGACCTGCGTCCGGCATGTTTTGTCCTGGCTTGCCCTCTCGTTGTTTccttgtcctcctcctccttctcctcctcatccttcCTTTCCTTTCTGTTATTGTTCTTGACTCGGCCCCTTGCTCGCACGAGTGCGTCGGCGGACCGAGAAGGCACACAGCGTTTTGAAGCAGGGACTCGGATCCTATGGCAGTTACACGACACATTTCGCATCGTATTGCCGTCCTCCTGTTCGTACCCGTGTGCTCCCGTGTGCGTTTTGTCATGTCACGTCATGTCATTGGGGCCTTGGCGTGAGCCACTTGAGAGTCGCATTGATTCGTTCGCACGCTGGCTCACTGCTCGATCGAGCACGTCACCGCCATTTGCCGAACATTGGTCGAATCGGACTGCGTGGTCGTGGGCGGACTCTTCGTTCAACAGCGGCGATGCCGGGATCCGCAAACATGTCCAAATGCCATTATCCGGGGGCTGCAGCCGCCGCGAGTCCTGCCAGGCGAGCCGGCCTTCACACTTGCGCGTCGTGTCAAGTCCGGGAAGTGCGTCTCGTGATTTCCCACGCAGTTTACGGCCATGAGCTGGCAATGAGCCAGTTTGCCAGTGCTTCCTGGCAGCGCGAAATGGATCCGGTAGGCGGCCGAGTGGCCGTGTAGAGGCAGCAAAAAGAGGTGCGTTGACGAGGACCATGATGATTTTtatgttttttttttgcttGCTTGACGGCGCGGCAGCTTCGAAATGGCGGCTTCCTCCACGGACGCACATTCGCCGCCACAGGCAAGCGCCGTCTCTGCGAGCCCTGTATCATCCCTTGCAGACGCGCGTATCAGACGGCAGAAAGCCCAGCAACTTCGATGCCGTCTCCGCCGTCAGGTGCTGTGGAGGGGGATTGAAAAGGCACCGGTCTGCCCATGGTGCCGCCCCTTTTACGTTTGTTGttgcgtgcgtgtgtgcgtgtgcagCGGCAGAGTCACAACAGCAAGCACAGGTTTGACCAGAGGAATgggatgggggggggggggggggggggggggggtgcaATAGGCGTGAAAGGATGAATGACGGAGATGCACCACAGTCGAGCATGCCTTCCGCACGGTTAGGTCTGGCTTCGGGCACTGAGCGTACAAGTAAATCACGTGCAGTGATTCGTTGACCCGTCGCGGAGGCAGAGACCAAGTTCCGAGGGAAGCCCAGATTGCTCTCTTCTGCTCGTCTTGccgttgtacagtacatgtgcttgctcGTTCCCATGGTTGTCGATGTTTCGTATCGTGACGACCGAAACGAGGCATGACCGAATGGTGCTTGGCTCAATGGAGGATGCCTTGTGCATGGCATGTCGGCAACGGGAGGGTCGGCAGCTTGGTAAGGGTTGGGATCCTCGAGACGGCGAATTATGACGTTATCGAATGGCTGTCGAATATCTGGCGGATTCCTTTCCGCTCCTACGAGTACCGTAACCTGTACCCAGAGCACGCATGGAGTGGCAGTATGTTGAAGTGTCTGCCACGCATCTGGgggagacgaggaggggcCAAACGTGTGCTCCATTCTTGCTCAGACCAGCCATTGTTGCCGCAGGTTCGGGGAAGCGTTCCATCTTCTTGGGGAGTATCCGCATGCTCGTGTAAATGAGGTACGAGCACACGGCGCTGCCGTGGCAA encodes:
- a CDS encoding sorting nexin-3, yielding MQAMPDTRQQSFDEIYGPPENFLEIEVRNPRTHGMGRSMYTDYEILCRTNIPAFKLRHSSVRRRYSDFEYFRDILERESARVTIPPLPGKVFTNRFSDDVIEGRRAGLEKFLKIVVGHPLLQTGSKVLAAFVQGQSLPLPPPILFRHIHPCHLFTWGALG